ttcccaCTTCTACAACGGAATAAACACTTtgaatatgtacatattttattttcagtgtAAAAGGTGGAGtggattttataaaataaaattaaaaaaaagtgcaaCCAGAGACAACGTAGTTGTTTACATCTCCCGGGCAACGCGTCTGAAAATTGTTGCTATtatcagagagaaacctgagagcggccaccagcctccacgggcacatttcctgacgtttgacgcgccgcctgacaaagtggacgtgaactagttcgttacgctcggtaatgatacatgattcgtgtccaaactattcacaaggaagctttcccatgtaaactctactttcgaacgagtcatagtgcgttcgaaagggaaggtaaaaatattaatgtcgtgttcgagggtttgggtgtatgagccttggtttcggaaaaatttacatctaaaagtgagcattttccagcggtacgaaaagtaccatgaatagctacgATTTGGCGTGAAGTGTGGTAGTctagtggctaagcgcgagactcgcattttgccatccgcgcaagttgggttcgagaccgagttgtgataattttttttcttcggatttttgtttctttgtgtttgcattatatttttttattatgtaaataataaattattatgtaaataatgatttattatgctttattatattttggaggtatacgttatgtataatgagacataacatatacatttaacatttgtaaactttatttatttatatagtttgtatactgtcgagtgtttatttattataaaattctgactcattaaaaaaaagtgtcacaacctctgtgcctatgactgtacagtgttgcggatgaaaatttatataaaagcatttatgttttttatgcttttatataaattttccatagTACAGttatgtcagaattttataagaaataaacactcgacagtatacaaactatataaataaatacaaaatttacaaatgttaaatgtatatgtttatgtctcattatatacgtatacctccaaaatataataaaacataataaatcattatttacataataaaaaaatataatgcaaacacaaagaaacaaaaatccgaaaaaaattatcacaactcggtctcgaacccaacttgcgcggatggcaaaatacgagtctcgcgcttagccactgaACTACCGCGCTTCGCGCCGaattgtagctattcatggtatgtactttccgtaccgctggaaaatgctcacttgtatcattaccgagcgtaacgaactagttcacgtccactttgtcaggcggcgccaaacgtcaggaggctggtgaccgctctcaggtttctctctgctaTTATTATTCTGGTGAGTGGAGTGACGACGTTACATCACTGTGCACCATTGGCGGATTATAATAAAGGCTCGTACGCATGATCCCGTGATATCGCGCGCCGCGGGCTCCGCGGGCCAATCGAAGCCATCCGTTGCGAATGATTCACTACCGCAATGAGTTATGATTGGCACGAATGGAACGATTGTGCAAATCAGGGAGTAATCTCGCCGTGATCGTTCCCCTGTAACGGATTCACCAAGTTTACAGCCAGTTTTGGCCAGTTTACAGTCGACGCAGTGGGAGAACggttttattcaaaattgcTCTGCTCATTTAGCTGTTTTGGCGCGAAAGCATTTTAAGGATTAAAGATTAACGCGAAGCACTTGGATTGATTAATCTCATCGTACAAGAGCACGGACACGAGGTAGTTGTCTCTTCGCATCGAGGTTCGAACGTTTCGTTACGTCTCGCAATGTTCTAACCTGCGTTCTAGATACCGATACCGCCAAGGACGAGTCCTAACGTAacctttttatttgtttagaAAAATGGAAGATTCGGCAATAATGACACATTTAAAGAGGCTGGTGGCGGATGGCAACGAAGCCTTGGAATTCAGATTAATTCGTGATCCGGATGATTTGAATTCTGACAAGGCTATATTCAAGCCAGAAATGACTTATCAAGTATTCGGAGACAGGTTTGTTGTTGTCACGATGTCAATCGGAACGTGTTGACAGGGAAGCCATGTCGAGCCTCTTAGCAAGattcaaatgcaaaatttGCATGCGAGCCCTATCAAAAGTCTGCAAGGGCACTTTCCAATAACAACGCAAAATGTAATAGCTGCGTTGCTGGAAGATTTATGTCGCAGAGTTTTGCTAAAGAGGCTGGCATGGATTCTGATCGATCCAATATAAGTAAATGATCATGTATTATCCATCATTCTCATTCGTATCCGTTATAGGGAAATAATATTTGGTTACGGAGACCTGAAAATACAGTTGTTCTACGCAGCGGGATGCTTGGAAACATATCTTGGAATAAATTACACGGAGAAAGCGAGCATAAAGAGCGACGGAGTCGAGCCCGATgaaattttaacgaaaatcGTTGCGAAGCTCGCGCCGGACGTTCACTATACTTTAAACGACTTCATGCGCGCACTGGCCAAGGACGACATGTTCGTACCACACGGAGAGTTGATAAATTCCTTCACGATAAACGGTATTTTCGACGTTTTTCTCTAAATACtgttttaattgcaaaatcaTGCATATTGAGTCTTCTTTTTGCACAAAATATAGATGCAGGAACTACGAGGCGATTTGTAGTTTACAAAGCGGATATGAGCTACAGCGGATTCAGGCAGTATCATGAAAGGATTCAAACGTTCCTTCTTTGGTACATAGATGCGGCTCTCTTTATTGATATTGATGACAATCAATGGCAGTATTTCAATGTGTATGTATTAGTATCACTGCCTAcgggcacacacacacataattttattgtttcgataAGTTCAGAAACGTTTTTCGATTAAACGTGTTATTATAGTGAAaggattataataaatatatttttaataattataataaaagaattaaatacatataatgcataatttttataaattatttctttgataCAGATTCGAAGCTTACACCACGCCTACAGGTACGCCTCGATACGCGACAGTCGGTTTCGCCACTGTATATCGATATTACGCATATCCGCAGCACATTCGGCCGCGCATCGCCCAATTCCTAATCCTACCACCGTTTCAAAAGGTGGGTGTTGGTACGCACCTGTTGCAGGCGATTTACAGCGAGTACATCGGCAGGAAAGATGTTACAGATATGACAGGTAACGGGAAAGCGATTGGGAGACACGGTCCTCGCGCGTTTTGTGCGTCCGGTGATCATACGTCTGAATAAAATTGTACTTGCAGTCGAGAGTCCGTCCGGAACGTTTCAGCGATTACGCAACTACGTGGACGCCGTAAATTGCAACGCCTTACCTAGTTTTAAACCGGAATTTTTGAAACGAGGATTCAGCAACGAGATGGCTGCCGAGGCGAAAAATAAGCTGAAGATAAATAAGGTATCTAAacgtaatttttgtattatcgcTGCCccccacacacacatacactattattaaattaaaaatattttgtttatggaaatattaaaaaatattaaaaatatttcgtttgcAGAAACAAGCCCGCAGAGTATACGAGATCTTGCGACTGCGCGCAACGGACACCGTGGACGCGGCGGAGTACCGGGAGTACAGAATAGACGTGAAGAAAAGACTGAACATACCGttcaagagaaaagagaacgaGGAGCGGAAGATAGAGCGCGCCTTAAAGAACGTGGACAAGAAAACCTACACGAACGGCCTGCCGTCCGTGGAGCAGCGCATAGAAATACTCGAGAAGGAATATCAGCTCGTGGAGGACGAATACAAACTCGTTATCGAGCGCTTGAAATACGGTCCCGAATTGTTCGCGTTAATTACACAAAACTAAAACTAAACGAAACAAAAATGAAGAACGCagaaatatatcgataatttacaatgtttcatatttgtgcgtacaaatgcTTGTTTTCCCCCatttctttattgctcacgACATTCCATTGTTTTCGATCCCTGCCTCGATAAACGTATGCGTTTGCGATTATCCGCACGCGTGCTATCTCGATTTGCCAAAATGGTTAAATGAACGTTGGTCCTCGGACACCAAATTTTTAGTATAAGATTCATCATGGTTATAATTCAGACCTTCATACTACGTTTCTGCTGAAATAAATGGAAATCGCAGCGTTACCGAGTTACATCCAGGAGAGCATGATCGCGTTTGAGAAAAGTGTGGACGGCTAGCTGTGAATTATGGTAGCGCGACGGGTAGAATGCCGTCTGCCGTCGCACAAGTTCCTCTTCCATGTCGCACCTGAGTCAAACCCCGTCCGAAGAGGCCATACTGCTAGCTCGGGGTTATCAGCTGGTGAGAAAGCTCGGCGAGGGTTGCTACGCAAAAGTTCGTACCCtgattaaaaatcaatatccTTCCAAAAAGAACGCGAGTTACTTTTCTGCTCTTCTGTACTTGCAGGTGTATCTGGCCGAGTACAAGTCGGAGCACGAGCCGGACCGGAGTAACACTCTTGCCTGCAAGGTCATCGACACCGCCAACGCGCCGAAAGACTTCGTCCGGAAGTTTCTGCCGCGCGAGCTGGACATCCTGGTGAAGCTGAATCACCCGCATCTCGTTCACGTGCACAGCATCTTCCAACGGCGCACgaagtattttatattcatgcGCTTCGCCGAGAAGGGCGATCTCCTCGACTTTATCTTGAAGAATGGCGCGGTGGCGGAGAACCAGGCTCGCGTGTGGTTCCGGCAGCTCACTTTAGGTATCGCTCATACAAAAAACTGCTTCTTCGAGTTTCTTCGTCACGATTATGCCGATCCGTGATCCCAGGTCTTCAGTATCTGCACGAGATGGAGATAGCGCATCGCGACGTAAAGTGCGAGAACGTTCTCTTGACGTCGAATTACAACGTGAAGCTCGCGGACTTCGGCTTCGCCCGATACATGATCGACGGCCGCGGGAAGCGCGTGCTGAGCGACACGTATTGCGGCTCGCTGTCGTACGCCGCGCCCGAGGTCCTCCGTGGTTTCCCGTACAACCCGAAGATATCCGACGTCTGGTCACTGGGCGTGATCCTGTACATCCTGCTGAACAAGGCGATGCCGTTCGACGAGGACAACATAAAGCGCCTGTACGAGCAGCAAGTAGCGCGCAGATGGAAATTCCGCAGCAAAGTGGCGGACGTGCTGACCGACCACGTGAAGAGGCTCGTGAACAGCCTGCTCGAGCCGGACGTGTCCAAGCGCTGGCGGCTGGATCAGATCATGCACAGCGACTGGATCGCCATGGATCCGCGGTTGCTAGTGCTCACGCCCGCGGAACAGACCGCGCTGAACGGTGCGATCGAGGAACGAAAGAGGCACGAGGAGAAGTTCGGCAGGAGAGACCCCATGCGAACCGAAAGCCTCGTACGATCATTATTCTCCAACGTCTTTTATCGGTTCAAGTACCTGCTAATGTCGTTTTCACGTTACCTCGCGTTGGCGATACGTAAAACCCTGATACCAATCATCTATCTGGCGTACACGCACATTTTCCGGCACATCCGATCGAACGAGATCGAGTAAACCTCGCAGAACGATTTAACACGTGTGAAACTTTCATTCTTGTAAATTTCGGACGACGTGTAACGCGAATGTTGCGTCGCGAGAACGATTACGAGTGACCAATTTTCAGAAACGGGTCAAACTTGAGGAGGGGAAAAAAATTAACGAGAACAGAACGCACAAAGCGGAGGAAGTTACGGTGCTCAAGGATGCCGTGAAAGTACGTTAAAATTAAGTACGGTATCGAGATGCGACGTGAAgcgataaaaacatttttttatttcccagGTGGCGGTTTCGACGGTAATGGCAAGTGGGAATCAGTTTGGAAACCTCACCGCTTCCTGATTTGTAACTTTCTCTCTTCTACATTTTTACTTTAACGTTCGCGGAAATAAAGTGACCAGAGATCATTTAatgcattgcaatttaatgtaTTCTTTTCAAAGTAATAAGCATAAATAGTACACATaaactataaatttttttgtttttttcttacaTTCTTCAATCGtaagtaacaataataaataatttaatgcattgcaatttaatatgtctttgcaaaataatcAGCATAAATagtacataaatttttttttgttttcccACATTCTTCATtcgtaaataacaatataataaatatataaatttaaaagagaaCATTTATAggtattatatatagaaaatatatacatatatatccgTACTCTCTGGACGGAtttgaaatttgaatttaCTGAATTCTGCGCATACTTAATTGCCCATGTATCGTGCTTTTAAAACAACCGTACTATTTTTCGTTGTCGCTTTGACGTAATAATCGGCACCGCGAGCGAAAGTTCGTATTTGCCCCTCTAAAGGCATCTTAAAAATGTGTTTAGGATGACTGATTCCCCCGAGACTCCAAATCCCGTCGGATCGTATCAGCAGGTGTTGACTATTCGGCGTCCTACCGATTACAAACCTGTCCGAACCGGGCAGAACGTATTGTTCGTACTCGCCCCACGTTTGATAATTTAGTATCAAGGTTTGCTCGGGCAATCGCAGGACAATCCACAGCGAATGATCGATTGGCTCCGCGGACGCTTGAAGCACACCGGGCACGTATAATTCTGTCAAATCAGTATTTTGCAATGTGAAATTGTTGAAACTTTCACtgctataatatataaatgtaaatgcagTTTCTTTAAATCACGAGACGCGGAGACTTACCTGTTTTGTAAAGCCGCTCCTCGGCGATAACGTACGAATAAATGGAGACGAAGTCAGACGACGCTGTTACTATGAACGCAACACCATCCAGCGATGCCagttttttcattataaattcgCTGGAATTCCCATTGATGATGATGTTCAGTAATTCCATATCAATTTCGTTGCAAAGCGCGGAAATATTCAGCGACTCGCAGAGACAAGTGCTGTTAAGATCCATAAGGTTCTCGGTGTCGGACACGTCAGGAACGACTTCCAATACGTTCTCATTTACCGTTTCAAATTTGCTCGCGTAAACCGCACGATCTGTATGAACAATCGAACACATTTTGATggatttcaaatatttaacatcGATGCTTGAACGTCACATTTAGCGATTCGAGTTGTAACTTACTTTGCAGCGCAGTCGCCACGTCTTCCGCGACGTTCATAACTTTCGTCGCTTCACTTAAGGTAGCGTTTAATTCATTTTCATCGTTAACGTTTTTTAAACCTGTCCTCTTGTGGTATCTGCCGATCGTGATGTTTCCGAAAATTTCAAGATCGTCTCTGAAATCGAGCTTGCTCTCTATCACCTGCTCCGTGTCATGCTTTCTTACTTGGTGGATCATTAACTCCGTCAGATTCACGTCATTCACAACGCTGTCGGTAATAAGAGACGGTGCGCTAAGCCGGCCTTGTATCGTTTTTATTCCGGATATCTTCTGATTTCCGAACTTCAGTAACGCCGTTTCAACGCTGCGACCCATAATTGTGTCTTTGACActaagaaagcgagagagagcgaagtTTTTAACAATGCTTGAGAATTAAAATACGATTTTAGGAAAGACACGAGTTACCTCAAGTTATTCAAGGTAATGTTATTGAAGGTTTTTCGACCTTTAATTACGGACAACTTGTGACAGTTTTTCGTTACAGCATCATTAACTAAGCTTGAAAAATTCATGTTAAACATCCAAAGATCCTTCGTCGTCAAGTCCAAAATTTTCTTCTCCCCAGTAACGATATTTTGTTTCGCGTCATGTCGAACAACGTCGGTATTTAAGTTGATGTTATTTAGCTCGCCATTCCAATGCATGTCATCTagattaaacaaaaaataaataattaatttttcttttattataaggtttttttttataaaaaaataacattatttcttcAGCTAAACCGCCTTACTTATATTCAACTCGTGGAATCGCCATATAGCATTCACAATTTGTGGCTCGTTTCTCATCAAGGAATTAGTCAGTACATTCTTCAAATTAGAGTCTGTCGATCGAAGACGTGAATTACTCGCTGCAACGATAGCAGgcatttcaacatttttaaatgatgAAACTACCGCAATATCTTGTTCCTTCGTTTTGCTTAATAATCTTTTTGACAGTTCTGACCACATTTTTGTATCGAGGGAATTTATGAAACTTGACTGAAACAGGATAATAATTCGAtcattaaatgttattttttaaatatcaataatactTCATTTTTCAGTGATTTTTCTTACATCTATTATAGTATCTGCCTCTAAAGTCACATTCTTGAGATTCGTATTAACGCCAGATACAACCGTGTCCCGATTTAGCATCCATAAGTTCTCAGATAATTGTTTCAGATTCACATTGTTTACATTTTGCACAGATGGTTCCGTCAAAAAATTGGCTGATCCTAAAATAATCACACGTAAAGCATAAAAACAAAACTTTCATTCAAATGttactaatattatttcataccTTGTATAACAAACGTCGATGGTATATTACTCGCGGGATAACCGAAACTCTGTGGTATGTTTATCGCATTTGTTTCCAAAGTGGTAGAAATACGTTTTGACTGCAAGTTAGAATGCGCGTCCAAGTGCGAAAGATTTAAAGTCGAATGCGAAGCGTGTACATGATCCGATGTAAAACCATGCGCTgcgaaaaataagaaaaaaatagctCATTTgagttaaattttttaaatttatttaaaggtaTTTAAATCTTAGACGTAAAGTGTAACTTACCGAACGTTACGTGTTCTAAAGATATTATGTCGTCCACTTTTATTACGTTTTCCATGAAGGATTGCATATCCAAATTGTTAATTCTTCCAATTTTGCTATCCGCTTCCATAATTACGTCTCTCACTTCCACAGGTAAAGGAAAATTGAAGGAGGCAGGTGTTTTAAGATCGTTCACGACAAGCCTCGTGATATTTACCGATCCTTTGAAACGATTTGCATCTATCCATCTGCTCATTCGAGTATTTAAACCTGAATATGATGTAAATCATAATTATACCATAAAGatatttgtatgtataataatttacatgtttaatttttaaacaattgtttACCTCTAATATCTGTTCCCTTAATTTTCGACGCCGAAGCGTTTCTTACGAAAACCTGGCCGGCGAATATCTTTTCTGAAAAATCGACGTTTTGCAAACTTGACACCGAATCAAAGACGGTATTGTTCAAGCTATTAGCTCCGAAGATACGCGAGACATTCAagttttttacaattaaatcgCCCATCGTTATCGAAGAAGTTCGAATCTCCAGAGTCACTACTCCCATAGCACATAAAGGAATAGTcaatctaaaaaatatatacatcttTTCTTAAGGATTgaaacacataaaatatatcctgtatatataatacttaagtATATTTTCacgtgtatatatttttaaatacacaaaacaaGTCTGCGTACTTCGGAATAGGAACGTTTGCGTAGGCAGCGTCTGTCAGAGTGATATTGTTCGCAAATTTGACACCAGAAATGACGACAGCGTCGGCAGAATTCTTCGTTACGTAGTTCCCGCAAGACCCTAAAGTTACGTTGTTCCATTGCTgaaggtaaaaataaaaactacattttttcgtacgattataatttcaaatgcgcgaattttaaaataataattaccgtTTTATTGCTGGATAGTATCAGATGTACCGGCACATCGGAATTTAGCGGCACGCCATTGTCCAGGACCTTTTTCAACGATAATCCGCGAGTACTGACAATATCCTTAACTTGGACGAGATTCCTGAACGTAACGTTTTGCAAGAAACTGTCGTTCGACAGTATCAGTGGCGTAGAGATCTCTTTGATGGGCGCTATTTTGTCACGTCCTCTGCCTCTTATTCCAGATCTCACGTGTACGGTTCCTTTAACTGTTACTCTCGGAGCGGTTATCGAGCCATTCATCACGGTCGTGGAGCCGTTTAATGGCAAAAAGAATTCGTCTTCCGTTAAATGCAATTCTTTCACTCTCGCCCCTCGCATTCGCACTATTTGTCTGGTGCTGCTCGTCGCGATATTCAACGGCATTGAGGCGTTCGTCGCGTGTAAATTAATGAAAGTGTGTTTACCTAAACataatataacaaagaaataaacgcgatgcagaaatatttatatcatatgcTAAATTATACCTGAGATTTCTTGATCGCCCGAAAGTTTCAGTGGTTTTTCTTGCAGATCTTGCATCGACATCCCGTTAATAGATCCGTTAACAAGCACGTCATCGATTTTCAGATTAGGGACAGGACATTTCCAgttatttatcgattttacTTTCAAATGGCTAAACCGCACAGTATCAATCGGCTCCGATTTCTTGTGTACAGCGGCAGGCATAATTCCGCTGTCCGTCTTTAAATAACGGACGTGGCAACTCGTATTGCACCTGACCGCAATCTTTTTGCCGTGCAAAACCGTGTATTTCGATCTATCCACGCTCCCGATTCCTTGCGCCAAGATGGTATTcgtcaaatttaatttcgcgattaTGTTCTTGTATCGCTGCGTCAGGTGAACCAATTCATTTGAACTGTATCCGTTTAGCTGTAAATATTCAAGATTAATGGACTTGGCATATAAAGCAAAggataaaaagtaatttctacACGCCGAATAAGAAAACATGAAGAAGCAACGTCTTACAGTCTGAACTCGGAGGAGACCGATGTGTCCACTTGGGATCACAGGATTCTTTAGATCTGGAATTTTGTCCGGCgttctttgaaatatttttcgccTGACTTTGTTGCACCAAACGTTCACCTCGCTCTGCAGGGATTGCCAGGTTTTCTTCGGAGCCCACGTAGGTCTCAGGAACTTCCAGTTCTCCTCCTGATCCTGCACGACCAGCGTGTCCTCGCTACCTGATCGGATCTGACGAATCCGACGAACGTTCAACAATTTCGTGCGTAATCTTAGAAATCGCCAGCCGTTGTACTGATAAATTTCCGCGGTGTCTTCCCTCACGCAGAAAAGAACGACAGTATTTCCCATAATTAAGGAGTGGACGAACTTTGTCGGGGCAATTCTTTGAAAGGGCACGAAGCGGTTGTACATCTCCTTGTACAAAACCGTGAAGTTGTTACCGGTCAGAACTAGAAAGTGCTCCTCGAAGTGACCCTTCTTCAAGTAGAGCGAACTGATGTCGTCGGCGTGATGTAACTTCTGCATCTCCACGAATCTCCTCGCTTGCACGGAgaatcgaaatattttcgtgACGAATCCCACAGCGACTACGTGCATGAAACTTTTGTTCTGGAAGGACAACAATTTCCGCGCCCCAAAGAACAGGGTGTCGATCTTGTCGAAATGCTCGCCGAGCCATGCAAAAATAGATGTTTTCGTCTCGGAGGCGATCCCTAAGTACAGCGTGTTCATTCCGAGCCACATGTTCATGTGCGCCACTCCGGCAATCTGGAACTCCTGTTTAAATCTTATTTCGTAGCCTCCGTGTCTGTTTTTGCCGAAACGTAGAACGACGATATCGTGGCTGCGTGTCTCAACGACTATAAGTATATCGGTGCTATAATTGTGTACTACTATTCGTTTCCCGTTCCTTTGTAGATATTGGTACGCAGGTTTTATTTCATTGCcctaaaacaattttatatatatttttttaatataaaaaaaaatataaaacttttttatataaaataagagataattatagtgttattaatataattgcatCGTACAAGTAACTGATAAATGTCCAAGTAGACGGAATTGAGCGTTGCTGCGAACCAAAGCGATTGGTCCCCGTCTTGTATGGAAAAGAAAGCTATGTCTTCAACGTTTTGCACATTGAGAGACAAAGTCTCTTGAAAACCTTGCAGCATATTCACGCCTGTGATTAAAAGACAGAGATTATAAATCAGTCGATTTATAAGTATAAATGccaataacaatatatatctaGATTCGAAATACAATCGCAGCGAGAGGGAGGCAGAGAGGAGGATatccagatagccaagtctgccgaaagcagatgatgccaactatctgctgtcaactattgccagccaaaagacaacaaatttgatacagaagttgttattaacgattaattcgacaaattggtgccagaaatgtgacagagcttgctcacaagatctaagaacagattggcggcagaaaccgagcggaatctgcaaacatggcttgaagtcggattgtcgacggaaaccgagcaagatttgcgcgcgcggaatctaacggcagattggcagcagaaaccgagcaagatctgcgcgcgcggaatctaacggcagattggcagcagaaaccgaacaggatctgcagcttttgacagtattcaaatttacacggctatgaatatgtgttttcgctccgcaccgctatgcgctgcacacgtcgagttcttactcgatgttaagatttagcctaacagttatataagttaatatacgcgccttggcatgataatattaatttttctgaaagtttttgcactcgcggcacggaggctcccatggacaacgtccatgtagttcacgcgcgccacgagcaatctgaagttcgaaagcaaaattcggacttcggattagaataaattaacaataagagagagattatgcaacgaattgtcagaaagacacatcgagccaaatgtactttaatttaacaaacaaacaaatgcgttcttttaacaatttatagcgtgttaaaagtaaacacatgctttaatatatcgtgaatatgaatggccaaaagctgcagattctgttcggtttctgccgtcaatctgccgtcagatgttaacagatcctgctcggtttctgccgccaatctgctgtcagagtctgttagcaggctctgctggcagatcactatcctaacgcggacataacggatgccaatttgctatcaacttctgcagtaatctgctgccaatctgctggcagattgcacacattttgcttactgggataTTTTTTGAACTTGCTTTTTAGTAATGCCTGACAATCATGGCAGCTGGATTTTCTAATGACTGATGCATGTTCTATCATTTACTACCACTATTGATTAAAATCATCAAGTCTTTCTTCTTTACCAAACGTTGCTGTCAGAGCAACAGTAATAACGGAGCAGGGGCACGAGCTTGCGTGTGAATATCAGCTGATCTCGCGATAACCTCAACGCGAGACGCGTGTCTAGACGATATATCGTTGGTTTTACAAATTGTCGTCCGACGAAATAAAACGAGACAGAGTGGTGTATCATATTTCGTCGCATGTGTCCTTGCTCAGGAAGACATGTCCACTCCGCAGGAAGTAACGGAGACTCTGATGGCGCAGGTGAACGAATTGCAGACGCTGCAATCGATTTACCCGACCGAGCTGGTCGTGGCGGACCATGGGGTTTTGGCTGACATCAACGAGTACATCGAGCGACCCGACAGGGATCTACCACGATGGCTAGAGTATGCCATCACGATCCCGTTGAACGGTGTAACATGATGTTGACAATACGCGTGCTATATGAATCCTGCATTAGTCGGGTGGATTCTGCAACGCACCATCGCATATTGTTCCCTTCTTCGATATCATGTACGGGACAGCTTTGTAACGATCATCTTTCATTTgcttaaaattgatttcactGCTTTTATTCATGTCTTAATTTGATGCACTGGAAGGATCAATGAAGTCTAGTTGATCAGAGTGAAAACACCTTGTCAGACTTTTACAGTTTAACAGTAATTACATTTTGTTATGATcataacagttttatttttgtttatatcttaatttgaaacaataaatt
The Ooceraea biroi isolate clonal line C1 chromosome 4, Obir_v5.4, whole genome shotgun sequence genome window above contains:
- the LOC105282484 gene encoding histone acetyltransferase type B catalytic subunit; protein product: MEDSAIMTHLKRLVADGNEALEFRLIRDPDDLNSDKAIFKPEMTYQVFGDREIIFGYGDLKIQLFYAAGCLETYLGINYTEKASIKSDGVEPDEILTKIVAKLAPDVHYTLNDFMRALAKDDMFVPHGELINSFTINDAGTTRRFVVYKADMSYSGFRQYHERIQTFLLWYIDAALFIDIDDNQWQYFNVFEAYTTPTGTPRYATVGFATVYRYYAYPQHIRPRIAQFLILPPFQKVGVGTHLLQAIYSEYIGRKDVTDMTVESPSGTFQRLRNYVDAVNCNALPSFKPEFLKRGFSNEMAAEAKNKLKINKKQARRVYEILRLRATDTVDAAEYREYRIDVKKRLNIPFKRKENEERKIERALKNVDKKTYTNGLPSVEQRIEILEKEYQLVEDEYKLVIERLKYGPELFALITQN
- the LOC105282483 gene encoding testis-specific serine/threonine-protein kinase 1 isoform X2, whose protein sequence is MSHLSQTPSEEAILLARGYQLVRKLGEGCYAKVYLAEYKSEHEPDRSNTLACKVIDTANAPKDFVRKFLPRELDILVKLNHPHLVHVHSIFQRRTKYFIFMRFAEKGDLLDFILKNGAVAENQARVWFRQLTLGLQYLHEMEIAHRDVKCENVLLTSNYNVKLADFGFARYMIDGRGKRVLSDTYCGSLSYAAPEVLRGFPYNPKISDVWSLGVILYILLNKAMPFDEDNIKRLYEQQVARRWKFRSKVADVLTDHVKRLVNSLLEPDVSKRWRLDQIMHSDWIAMDPRLLVLTPAEQTALNGAIEERKRHEEKFGRRDPMRTESLKRVKLEEGKKINENRTHKAEEVTVLKDAVKVAVSTVMASGNQFGNLTAS
- the LOC105282483 gene encoding testis-specific serine/threonine-protein kinase 1 isoform X1, with the protein product MSHLSQTPSEEAILLARGYQLVRKLGEGCYAKVYLAEYKSEHEPDRSNTLACKVIDTANAPKDFVRKFLPRELDILVKLNHPHLVHVHSIFQRRTKYFIFMRFAEKGDLLDFILKNGAVAENQARVWFRQLTLGLQYLHEMEIAHRDVKCENVLLTSNYNVKLADFGFARYMIDGRGKRVLSDTYCGSLSYAAPEVLRGFPYNPKISDVWSLGVILYILLNKAMPFDEDNIKRLYEQQVARRWKFRSKVADVLTDHVKRLVNSLLEPDVSKRWRLDQIMHSDWIAMDPRLLVLTPAEQTALNGAIEERKRHEEKFGRRDPMRTESLVRSLFSNVFYRFKYLLMSFSRYLALAIRKTLIPIIYLAYTHIFRHIRSNEIE